The proteins below are encoded in one region of Podarcis raffonei isolate rPodRaf1 chromosome 6, rPodRaf1.pri, whole genome shotgun sequence:
- the LOC128416390 gene encoding waprin-Enh1-like has product MKTLTVLLLVGLLALWTELPSATCYRIGMCPGNPFRCSMPGISRCRSNYDCPRNLQCCNYRCARVCRAPSPVISWYCPRNPFRCTVPGIDRCRTDYDCPGRQRCCYYNCARSCR; this is encoded by the exons ATGAAGACACTGACTGTCCTTCTCCTTGTGGGGCTTCTGGCCCTTTGGACAGAATTACCCTCTGCAACTTGTTACAGAATAG ggATGTGCCCAGGAAATCCATTTCGGTGCTCCATGCCAGGAATTAGTCGTTGCAGGAGTAACTATGACTGCCCACGTAACCTCCAGTGCTGCAACTACAGATGTGCCAGGGTCTGCAGAGCTCCATCACCAG TGATATCTTGGTATTGCCCACGGAATCCATTTAGGTGCACTGTCCCAGGAATTGATCGTTGCAGAACTGACTATGACTGCCCAGGAAGACAAAGGTGTTGCTACTACAATTGTGCCAGGTCCTGCAGATAA